A window from gamma proteobacterium SS-5 encodes these proteins:
- a CDS encoding N-acetyltransferase produces MNAQIHPTAIIDEGASIGAESRIWHWVHVCGGAKIGTGCTLGQNVFVANRVVIGNNVKIQNNVSVYDNVTLEDDVFCGPSMVFTNVYNPRSAVPRKEEYRDTLVKRGATLGANCTIVCGVTIGEYAFIGAGAVINRDVKPYALMVGVPARQIGWMSEYGERIDLPMQGKCTYTCYHTGEIYQLQDKDLKKMGARHAS; encoded by the coding sequence ATGAACGCACAAATTCACCCCACAGCCATCATCGATGAGGGCGCAAGTATCGGTGCGGAAAGCCGAATATGGCACTGGGTCCACGTCTGTGGTGGCGCCAAGATCGGCACAGGCTGCACCCTCGGGCAGAACGTCTTTGTCGCTAACCGGGTGGTAATAGGCAACAACGTCAAGATTCAAAACAACGTATCCGTCTATGACAACGTCACCTTAGAAGATGACGTATTCTGCGGCCCGAGCATGGTCTTCACCAATGTTTACAATCCCCGCTCGGCTGTACCCCGTAAAGAGGAATATCGCGATACCCTTGTCAAACGAGGCGCCACACTGGGTGCCAATTGCACCATAGTCTGTGGAGTTACCATCGGTGAATACGCCTTCATTGGTGCCGGTGCCGTCATAAACCGCGACGTCAAGCCCTATGCCCTCATGGTCGGCGTACCAGCTCGCCAGATTGGCTGGATGAGTGAGTACGGTGAACGGATTGACCTACCCATGCAAGGAAAATGCACTTACACCTGTTATCACACAGGGGAGATTTACCAACTACAAGATAAAGACCTAAAGAAAATGGGAGCACGCCATGCAAGTTGA
- a CDS encoding Gfo/Idh/MocA family oxidoreductase codes for MTPITQRPIRFALVGCGRIGQNHLAAFEAHKGSCELVALCDNNPKALQEAQNKTGVPVYLELEKLLQEAEVDCVTLATPSGLHAAQTIAIAESGRHVVTEKPMATRWKDGLAMVEACDKAGVQLFVVKQNRRNATLQLLKQAMEQNRFGRIYSVAINVFWTRPQAYYDSAKWRGTWEFDGGTFMNQASHYVDLLDWLIGPVESVMAYTGTLARNIQVEDSGVAALRWRNGALGTLNVTMLTYPKNLEGSISIIGEKGTVRIGGVAVNEIQHWEFADPKPEDEHIHQASYTTTSVYGFGHPLYYENVIQTLQGKAEAETDGREGLKSLELLIALYLSARDGKKVALPLEY; via the coding sequence ATGACCCCCATCACCCAGCGTCCAATCCGCTTCGCCCTTGTCGGCTGTGGTCGCATCGGCCAAAACCACCTCGCCGCCTTTGAAGCGCACAAGGGCAGTTGTGAGCTAGTCGCCCTTTGCGACAACAACCCCAAGGCCCTGCAAGAAGCACAAAACAAAACGGGAGTGCCTGTCTATCTCGAGCTTGAAAAACTACTACAGGAAGCCGAAGTGGATTGTGTAACCCTAGCCACTCCCAGCGGCCTTCATGCTGCTCAAACCATCGCCATCGCAGAATCAGGCCGGCATGTGGTGACTGAAAAACCCATGGCCACACGCTGGAAGGATGGGCTGGCCATGGTCGAAGCCTGCGATAAGGCCGGGGTTCAGCTCTTCGTGGTCAAGCAAAACCGGCGCAATGCCACCTTGCAGTTGCTCAAGCAGGCAATGGAGCAAAACCGCTTTGGGCGCATATACAGTGTAGCCATCAATGTTTTCTGGACCCGTCCTCAGGCCTACTACGACAGCGCCAAATGGCGCGGTACCTGGGAATTCGATGGTGGCACCTTCATGAACCAAGCCAGCCACTATGTTGACCTGCTCGACTGGCTGATCGGCCCCGTCGAAAGCGTCATGGCCTACACCGGAACCCTGGCGCGCAATATTCAGGTAGAAGACAGTGGCGTAGCCGCACTGCGCTGGCGCAATGGCGCACTCGGCACACTCAACGTCACCATGCTCACCTATCCAAAAAACCTGGAGGGCAGCATCAGCATAATCGGCGAAAAAGGCACAGTGCGCATTGGCGGTGTTGCTGTCAATGAAATCCAACACTGGGAATTCGCCGACCCCAAGCCAGAAGACGAACACATACACCAAGCCAGCTACACCACCACCAGCGTGTACGGATTTGGCCATCCGCTCTACTATGAAAACGTCATCCAAACCCTCCAAGGCAAAGCCGAAGCAGAAACCGACGGGCGAGAAGGCCTCAAAAGCCTGGAACTCCTCATTGCCCTCTATCTCTCAGCCCGGGATGGCAAGAAAGTAGCACTGCCATTGGAATACTGA
- a CDS encoding DUF86 domain-containing protein — protein MDRQVVEQKLESLRRCLHRVHTRCPADLTVLETDFDLQDIVALNLSRAVQLCVDIAAHCIATAELPAPATMGQTFGLLAQVGIIDAELAARLKKAVGFRNIAMHNYDAIDWRIVHSIVQHNLQDFSNFARAVMTALEARS, from the coding sequence ATGGATCGGCAAGTAGTCGAACAAAAGCTTGAGTCCCTGCGCCGCTGTCTGCACCGCGTTCACACTCGGTGCCCAGCTGACCTCACCGTGCTGGAAACCGACTTTGACCTGCAAGATATAGTTGCATTGAATTTGAGTCGTGCCGTCCAGCTTTGCGTTGATATTGCCGCGCACTGCATTGCCACAGCCGAACTCCCGGCACCTGCGACCATGGGACAAACCTTTGGTCTGTTGGCGCAGGTCGGTATCATCGATGCCGAACTTGCGGCAAGACTAAAAAAAGCAGTCGGCTTCAGAAACATCGCCATGCATAACTACGATGCCATCGACTGGCGTATCGTCCACAGCATTGTGCAACACAATCTGCAAGACTTCAGCAATTTCGCCCGTGCAGTCATGACCGCGCTTGAAGCGCGGTCATGA
- a CDS encoding nucleotidyltransferase domain-containing protein, with amino-acid sequence MTKLQTPTTPQPNEEPQASDASLRKVLEKFPEITLAMLFGSVAQGTATASSDLDIAVAARHHLSAEQKMALITALADHTGRPIDLIDLNSIGQPLLSQIVMHGRRVLGSAAAHGELISRHLVEMADFMPLLNRILKERREAWIGK; translated from the coding sequence ATGACCAAACTTCAAACCCCGACAACACCACAGCCAAACGAGGAACCCCAGGCATCCGACGCCAGTTTGCGCAAGGTGCTGGAAAAATTCCCTGAAATCACCCTGGCTATGCTGTTTGGCTCGGTTGCACAAGGCACAGCGACTGCGAGCAGCGACCTCGACATCGCCGTGGCTGCTCGCCACCACCTGAGCGCCGAGCAGAAAATGGCGCTGATCACCGCTCTGGCTGACCACACCGGACGCCCTATCGATTTGATTGACCTGAACAGCATCGGCCAGCCACTGCTCAGTCAGATTGTCATGCATGGTAGGCGCGTGCTCGGCAGCGCCGCCGCTCATGGCGAATTGATCAGTCGCCATTTAGTCGAAATGGCCGACTTCATGCCCCTCCTCAACCGCATCCTCAAAGAAAGGCGAGAGGCATGGATCGGCAAGTAG